A single Corvus hawaiiensis isolate bCorHaw1 chromosome 26, bCorHaw1.pri.cur, whole genome shotgun sequence DNA region contains:
- the LOC125317159 gene encoding protocadherin-8-like, translating to MGRGRRGGCGLLPVLLLLPLLGGAAGSGCGGFPRLLRFSGQVPENSPAGTRVRGLRMPLRGLLCPGEPAGEWALEGDGAYRFSLQRRPGGGRGLLLLHTAEPLDREAQPEYELRLRRRAGRSPRQALLRVRVLDRNDHRPRLPPARPLEVDELVPLGTEVARLRASDGDEGANARLTYRSWPPGAGSRLLFVVPRSGQVLTVGSLLGLRRLRLCVAALDHGRPRPLRSPARCLRLAVRGRGAAGGAGRRRGPRSLQPPPELPPGSGARRYTARLTPGVRVGDTVFTVPTSRDREAGGWFELASPGATPVGVDRTSGRLYLRRELRAGGRAEVLVKVHRGGGGGSGPGRAGEGGQDGVGSPRGVAPGGSG from the coding sequence AtgggccgggggcggcggggcggctgCGGGCTGCTCCcggtcctgctgctgctgccgctgctcggcggggcggcggggtcCGGGTGCGGGGGCTTCCCCCGCCTGCTGCGCTTCTCCGGGCAGGTGCCCGAGAACAGCCCGGCGGGGACGCGTGTGCGGGGCTTGCGGATGCCGCTGCGGGGGCTGCTGTGCCCCGGAGAGCCGGCCGGGGAGTGGGCGCTGGAAGGCGACGGCGCCTACCGCTTCTCCCTCCAGCGGCGgcccggcggcggccgggggctgctgctgctccacacGGCCGAGCCCCTGGACCGGGAGGCGCAGCCCGAGTACGAGCTCCGgctgcggcggcgggcgggacgGTCCCCCCGGCAGGCGCTGCTGCGGGTCCGGGTCCTGGACCGGAACGACCACCGGCCGCGGCTGCCGCCGGCGCGGCCGCTGGAGGTGGACGAGCTGGTCCCGCTGGGCACGGAGGTGGCCCGGCTCCGCGCCTCGGACGGCGACGAGGGCGCCAACGCGCGCCTCACCTACCGCTCCTGGCCGCCGGGCGCCGGCAGCCGCCTGCTCTTCGTGGTGCCCCGCAGCGGGCAGGTGCTGACCGTGGGCTCGCTGCTGGGGCTGCGCCGGCTCCGCCTCTGCGTGGCGGCTCTGGACCACGGGCGGCCGCGGCCGCTGCGCAGCCCCGCGCGGTGCCTGCGCCTGGCCGTgcgcgggcggggggcggcgggcggcgcggggcggcggcgggggccgcgATCGCTGCAGCCGCCGCCCGAGCTGCCGCCGGGATCCGGGGCCCGGCGCTACACGGCCCGCCTGACCCCCGGGGTGCGGGTGGGCGACACCGTCTTCACCGTCCCGACGAGCCGAGACCGGGAGGCGGGCGGCTGGTTCGAGCTGGCCTCTCCCGGCGCCACTCCCGTGGGGGTCGACAGGACGTCGGGGCGGCTCTACCTGCGGCGGGAGCTGCGAGCGGGCGGCCGGGCGGAGGTGCTGGTCAAGGTGCACCGCGGCGGCGGAGGAGGTAGCGGTCCGGGACGGGCCGGGGAGGGTGGTCAGGATGGGGTCGGTTCTCCCCGCGGCGTTGCCCCGGGTGGGTCGGGATGA